In a genomic window of Lepisosteus oculatus isolate fLepOcu1 chromosome 3, fLepOcu1.hap2, whole genome shotgun sequence:
- the LOC102690790 gene encoding syncollin: MKAVSAVLLCALCLTGLQAQCPDPATLKDSSGAKLCARMFEDSNYYYDQSCGGSYLDIYPGDDFPLIPPAWNNRASSLVVSKFCSLTVWSRGKKQGKKRKFSSGTYYQLKEVGQGLFGNWNNDISGYYCVC; encoded by the coding sequence ATGAAGGCTGTCTCAGCTGTGCTGCTGTGCGCTCTGTGCCTGACAGGGCTGCAGGCCCAGTGCCCAGATCCTGCCACCCTGAAGGACTCCAGCGGCGCCAAGCTGTGCGCCCGCATGTTTGAGGACAGCAACTACTACTACGACCAGAGCTGCGGGGGCAGCTACCTGGACATCTACCCCGGCGACGACTTCCCCCTCATCCCCCCCGCCTGGAACAATCGGGCCTCCTCGCTGGTCGTGTCCAAGTTCTGCTCCCTCACGGTCTGGTCACGCGGCAAGAAGCAGGGCAAGAAGCGCAAGTTCTCCTCCGGCACCTACTACCAGCTGAAAGAGGTCGGCCAGGGGCTCTTCGGCAACTGGAACAATGACATCTCCGGCTACTACTGCGTGTGCTAG
- the slc1a5 gene encoding neutral amino acid transporter B(0) — MAEKTALDVDAKRTSNGEVYQEEGVANGAEGHREPARTDTAMDRVRRAVLANLMVILTVAGVIVGVLIGLGVRNAELSRTQIIYFGFPGELLIRLLKMIIIPLVVCSLVSGAASLDPKALGKLGGWAMLFFLATTLIASAIGVAMAFIIQPGSVTGAKPRVAGLDDGVPESKEVVDSFLDLIRNIFPSNLVAAAFQSYTTSYKLVNMTKNITDETGVYLNSTIVVEKVPFGIDADGMNILGLVVFAIVFGVALRKLGEEGEILIKFFNSFNEATMILVSWIMWYAPFGIMFLVAAKIVEMEDVATLFTSLGKYICCCIVGHIIHGLVVLPLIYFVFTRKNPFTFLWGIVTALATAFGTSSSSATLPLMMKCVEEKNGVSKHISRFILPIGATVNMDGAALFQCVAAVFIAQLNDYPLNFIQVITILVTATASSVGAAGIPAGGVLTLAIILEAVGLPTNDISLVLAVDWLVDRTCTVINVEGDAFGAGLLQFSVDRNAQKSVGAELTEVKLGDDLPLKEEGTPLIKKAEEVLAESDVSRTCEKESVM; from the exons ATGGCTGAAAAAACGGCGCTGGACGTAGACGCGAAACGCACCTCCAACGGGGAGGTGTACCAGGAGGAGGGGGTGGCCAACGGCGCGGAGGGGCACAGGGAGCCGGCCCGCACGGACACCGCGATGGACAGGGTCAGGCGCGCCGTCCTGGCCAACCTGATGGTGATCCTGACCGTAGCCGGGGTCATCGTCGGCGTCTTGATTGGCCTCGGGGTGAGGAACGCGGAACTGAGCCGGACCCAGATCATCTATTTCGGGTTCCCCGGCGAGCTGCTGATCCGCCTGCTCAAAATGATCATCATCCCCCTGGTCGTGTGCAGCCTGGTGTCCGGCGCCGCCAGCCTGGACCCCAAGGCCCTGGGCAAGCTGGGCGGCTGGGCGATGCTCTTCTTCCTGGCCACCACCTTGATCGCGTCAGCCATCGGGGTGGCCATGGCCTTCATCATCCAGCCGGGCAGCGTCACGGGAGCCAAGCCCAGGGTGGCCGGACTGGACGATGGGGTGCCCGAGTCCAAGGAGGTGGTGGACTCCTTCCTGGACCTGATCAG GAACATCTTTCCCTCCAACTTGGTGGCTGCAGCATTCCAGTCA TACACTACGAGCTACAAGCTGGTCAACATGACGAAGAACATAACAGACGAAACAGGGGTGTATCTGAACTCTACCATCGTTGTGGAGAAG GTGCCCTTTGGCATTGACGCAGATGGAATGAACATCCTGGGCCTGGTGGTGTTCGCCATTGTGTTTGGCGTGGCGCTACGCAAGCTTGGTGAAGAGGGCGAGATCCTCATCAAGTTCTTCAACTCCTTCAATGAGGCCACCATgatcctggtgtcctggatcATGTG GTATGCCCCGTTTGGTATCATGTTCCTAGTGGCAGCGAAGATCGTGGAGATGGAGGATGTGGCCACTCTGTTCACGAGCCTGGGGAAGTACATCTGCTGCTGCATTGTGGGCCATATCATCCATGGCCTGGTGGTGCTTCCCCTCATCTACTTCGTCTTCACCCGGAAGAACCCCTTCACCTTCCTATGGGGCATTGTCACTGCGCTTGCCACAGCTTTCGGCACGTCCTCCAG CTCTGCCACACTGCCGCTGATGATGAAGTGCGTGGAGGAGAAGAACGGCGTGTCGAAGCACATCAGCCGCTTCATCCTGCCCATCGGGGCCACGGTCAACATGGATGGGGCCGCCCTGTTCCAGTGCGTGGCTGCCGTCTTCATCGCCCAGCTCAACGACTACCCGCTCAACTTCATCCAGGTCATCACGATCCT GGTCACAGCCACAGCGTCCAGTGTCGGCGCAGCGGGGATTCCAGCAGGGGGCGTCCTGACTCTTGCCATCATCCTGGAGGCCGTGGGTCTCCCCACAAACGACATCTCCCTCGTCCTGGCAGTGGATTGGCTAGT TGACCGGACCTGCACTGTCATCAACGTGGAGGGCGATGCCTTTGGGGCGGGGCTTCTGCAGTTCTCTGTGGACCGAAATGCCCAGAAGAGTGTGGGGGCAGAGCTAACGGAGGTCAAGCTGGGGGATGACCTCCCCCTCAAGGAGGAGGGCACGCCCCTCATCAAGAAGGCCGAGGAGGTGCTGGCAGAGAGTGATGTCTCCAGAACTTGCGAGAAGGAGTCTGTCATGTGA